ACAGCAAAGTTCCTATCTGAAAACAAAATTTGAACAACACTGGTTGACGTATTGTGATGTACATGAGAGCGCCGCAAGTGATGCATTTGATAGGTATTCTTTACTAAAATGTGTTATATGTTACTATAAAAGTAAAAACACTATCGCATTACCTCAAAGATTTAAACAACAAATAAGTAGAGTTTTTAAATCGAAATCAATTTACTTTACATTAGGACAATTTAGCAATCGATTTTTTAAAAAATATTACTTTTTTTATAATCAATTAAAAAAATAATTCTGAATATCTTATTCCATGCTGGAACGCTGCCGTATGACGGACAACCTGTTGGAGGTGCAGAAACATCATTGCGTCTAATTGCCGAACATCTTGCAGCCCGCGGTCATATCGTGTATTTTGTTGGAAAAATTTTAAAGCATTCTTTTACCTCTAGCAAGATTGAGATAATTAATGGAGTTAACGTTGTTTATCTGTCAAAATATTATAATCCGTTGAAGGTTCATTATTTAAACCGATTGGCAAATCTTAAACACGGAAAAACCATTAGAGGGATTCTTTCAGACAAAAAAATAGACATTGTTTATACATATTACAATTTAAGTTTGTGTAAACGGTACCTCAAATTAAAGAAGTCGCCAGAGTATAATTTTAAACTCGTTGTTCGTATTGCGGGTATGCGGTGGTTTGAACAGATTAAAGTGAATGCATCCTTAAAAGAAGTATACCATCATCTTTTCGAGACGGCCGATAGTTTAAATTTTATTTCCCACGGACTTTTTCAATTGTATACCGATGGATTGAAAGATCTAGAAATGACAATAAACAGTAAGCACCATTTCATCAAAGACATCGGAGTAGCTCTAGTTACAGATAAACCAATACGCGTTATTGACAGTACTTCGGAAACTTTAAATTGTGTAATGGTAAGTCGTTTTTCTAGATATCAAAAGCGTCAAGATTTGTTGGTTGAGGCGATTAGTTTACTAGCTAAAGAAATACCTATTCATCTTACGTTAATTGGAGAAGGACCTAACAAAGAAAAGATGATGAATCAGGTTAAAAATTTAGGCCTTTCAGAAAGAATCACATTTCTACCTTTCTTACATCAAGAGGTACTTTGGAGTACTGTGTTAAATCAGAATTTGCTCTGTCATGCATGCGAATA
This Rasiella rasia DNA region includes the following protein-coding sequences:
- a CDS encoding glycosyltransferase, whose translation is MANLKHGKTIRGILSDKKIDIVYTYYNLSLCKRYLKLKKSPEYNFKLVVRIAGMRWFEQIKVNASLKEVYHHLFETADSLNFISHGLFQLYTDGLKDLEMTINSKHHFIKDIGVALVTDKPIRVIDSTSETLNCVMVSRFSRYQKRQDLLVEAISLLAKEIPIHLTLIGEGPNKEKMMNQVKNLGLSERITFLPFLHQEVLWSTVLNQNLLCHACEYEGLSKIIIESMAMGMPVLASDVLPLNSYISNGDNGFLVANSAEAWAQKLKILYKEKAQFKKIGTAASVYIKENYDASINVLDYEKQFEKLMKQ